In Candidatus Zixiibacteriota bacterium, one genomic interval encodes:
- a CDS encoding NAD(P)/FAD-dependent oxidoreductase, which yields MTKSNPTRYVIIGNGVAGINAAGAIRRRDDSADIIVISSESDYFFARTALMYVHCGQMSEADVRPFGPDHYTRMRFHRVRARVTSLLVDERKLVLDDGRLFSYDRLLIAAGSVPRMLDWPGADLDGVGNFVTWQNLEWMREKAATSRRAVIVGGGLIGVEVAEVLLQAGLDVTMVIRENWYWPIALDQSEGEMVQQHLESHGCKLRLKTECEEIIGRNGRVVGLKTNKGDIIDCDMVVFTIGVMPQTNWLKDSGVVLDDSGGIVVDDQLTTSAPDVWAAGDCASVVWFNGVRRPEQLWYTSRDQGLIAGANMCGSRKVYKRGTLYNSAKFFDLEYTTAGLVNFDLDGEQNWYHREPGTCFSMRVTYRPDNCVAGFNMIGRRWDHRVLVGWIQEKRSLDWVLGRLEEALFDEEFMPNFEPPAIGQGA from the coding sequence TTGACCAAATCTAATCCAACTCGTTACGTCATCATCGGCAACGGCGTGGCCGGAATCAACGCTGCGGGCGCGATCAGGCGCCGTGACGACAGCGCTGACATCATCGTAATCTCAAGTGAGTCCGATTACTTCTTCGCGCGTACCGCTCTGATGTATGTTCATTGCGGCCAGATGAGCGAAGCGGATGTTCGTCCCTTCGGGCCGGATCACTATACCCGGATGCGATTCCATCGGGTCAGAGCGCGAGTAACTTCGCTCCTTGTCGATGAAAGAAAGCTGGTCCTGGACGACGGTCGCCTGTTTTCCTACGATCGGCTATTGATCGCCGCCGGTTCGGTACCACGTATGTTGGACTGGCCGGGTGCAGACCTGGACGGTGTCGGCAATTTTGTGACGTGGCAGAATCTCGAGTGGATGCGCGAGAAAGCTGCCACCTCCAGACGGGCTGTGATTGTCGGCGGCGGGTTGATCGGTGTCGAGGTGGCCGAGGTTTTGTTGCAGGCCGGGCTTGATGTCACGATGGTTATCCGCGAAAACTGGTATTGGCCGATAGCTTTGGATCAGAGCGAGGGGGAGATGGTCCAGCAGCATTTGGAAAGCCACGGATGCAAGTTACGTCTAAAGACCGAGTGCGAGGAGATCATTGGGAGGAACGGACGGGTGGTCGGGCTGAAAACGAACAAGGGAGATATCATCGATTGTGATATGGTCGTCTTCACCATTGGAGTTATGCCGCAAACCAACTGGCTGAAAGATTCCGGTGTGGTGCTCGACGACTCCGGCGGGATCGTGGTCGACGATCAACTCACTACCAGCGCACCCGACGTCTGGGCGGCCGGGGATTGTGCGTCGGTGGTTTGGTTCAACGGCGTTCGTCGCCCCGAGCAACTTTGGTACACTTCGCGCGACCAGGGTCTGATCGCCGGGGCCAACATGTGTGGATCACGGAAAGTCTACAAGCGTGGCACCCTGTACAATTCCGCTAAGTTTTTCGATCTTGAATACACAACGGCCGGATTGGTGAATTTCGATCTGGACGGCGAACAGAACTGGTATCACCGCGAGCCGGGTACATGCTTCTCGATGCGTGTCACCTATCGACCGGACAACTGTGTGGCCGGTTTCAACATGATCGGTCGACGTTGGGATCATCGTGTTTTGGTTGGCTGGATCCAGGAGAAACGCTCGCTGGATTGGGTCCTTGGTCGATTGGAAGAAGCGCTTTTTGACGAAGAGTTCATGCCGAACTTTGAGCCACCGGCGATTGGGCAGGGGGCCTGA
- a CDS encoding 4Fe-4S binding protein, translating into MQAGLLSTYKKSVSSRGTAAWVASLILFAFYVVMYFTSLFDPLATALGLGSRWTIYGILYTLAVTVGGLFFLKRYGNSRYQRRRTISVMFFQVVFAFSIPMLMELFGQRGFILNLFWPLKIDYFYPSYILEYPLPLVLYAFLGFVLLVPLLTYMYGKRWYCSWVCGCGGLAETAGDPFRHLSSKSPRAWTFEQLSIHGIMLFAFVTTALVIVNWSLGHVDASGEMAPRFATFSAVVFKIQGIYGFVVVALLSGVLGVGLYPLLGSRVWCRFFCPLAAFMGLIQKFGRFRITVKDDMCISCGNCSTYCEMGIDVRMYAQNNQSFKRAACVGCGICAHVCPRGVLKLENKWDVSPLSRQSNQNVTDL; encoded by the coding sequence ATGCAAGCCGGATTGCTTTCCACCTACAAAAAATCCGTTTCCTCACGCGGCACAGCGGCCTGGGTGGCATCGCTGATCCTGTTTGCGTTCTATGTCGTAATGTATTTCACCAGCTTGTTCGATCCGTTGGCTACAGCGCTCGGCCTGGGCAGCCGTTGGACTATTTACGGCATTCTTTACACGCTGGCTGTGACGGTCGGCGGGCTGTTCTTCCTCAAGCGATATGGCAATAGTAGGTATCAGCGCAGGCGAACGATCAGTGTCATGTTTTTTCAGGTAGTATTCGCCTTCTCAATCCCGATGCTCATGGAACTGTTCGGACAACGCGGCTTTATTCTGAATCTCTTCTGGCCGCTCAAAATAGACTACTTCTATCCATCGTACATTTTGGAGTATCCTCTGCCTTTGGTGTTGTACGCTTTTCTCGGTTTCGTGCTTCTGGTGCCGCTTTTGACTTATATGTATGGCAAGCGTTGGTACTGTAGCTGGGTGTGTGGGTGCGGCGGACTGGCCGAGACTGCCGGCGATCCCTTCAGGCATCTGTCGAGCAAATCACCACGCGCATGGACATTCGAGCAACTATCGATCCACGGAATCATGCTGTTCGCCTTTGTCACCACCGCTTTGGTGATTGTCAACTGGAGCCTGGGGCACGTGGATGCGTCGGGCGAGATGGCGCCGCGTTTCGCGACATTTTCGGCAGTCGTCTTCAAGATACAAGGCATCTACGGCTTTGTGGTCGTGGCCCTTCTGTCCGGAGTGTTGGGCGTCGGGTTGTATCCGCTGTTGGGCAGCCGCGTCTGGTGTCGTTTTTTCTGTCCGTTGGCGGCCTTCATGGGGTTGATTCAGAAGTTCGGACGTTTTCGCATCACGGTCAAGGACGACATGTGCATCTCATGCGGCAATTGCAGCACCTACTGTGAAATGGGCATCGACGTTCGTATGTACGCACAGAACAATCAAAGTTTCAAACGAGCCGCCTGTGTCGGTTGCGGGATATGTGCCCATGTATGCCCGCGGGGGGTTCTGAAACTGGAGAACAAATGGGATGTCAGCCCGCTTAGCCGACAAAGCAATCAGAACGTGACCGATCTGTGA
- a CDS encoding DUF547 domain-containing protein produces the protein MKKLVPILPLLILAACGGQEARTDVELKPYDFTYRSYAKLLSEFVIDERIAYASLKEERAGLDTLVETLASADLSQATATQKLAFYINAYNILTLRSVIDAYPVESIKDIDGVWDKTHWTVASDKLTLNDIEHEILRKKFDEPRIHVAVNCASIGCPPLLNAPYYPDSVDAQLEFSSRRFASSSLHNSFDFKESRAQVSAIFDWFGDDFAERYYDADRFPGTSKKENASLNFLLMHLELPPGGEDSRVTFDITYNDYDWSLNDLE, from the coding sequence ATGAAAAAACTGGTTCCAATCCTGCCGCTGTTGATACTGGCTGCCTGTGGTGGTCAGGAAGCGCGCACCGATGTCGAACTCAAGCCCTACGACTTCACTTACCGATCCTACGCCAAACTTCTTTCCGAGTTCGTGATCGACGAACGGATAGCTTACGCTTCGCTAAAGGAAGAACGGGCGGGCCTGGACACGCTGGTTGAGACCCTTGCCTCGGCCGACTTGAGTCAGGCAACCGCTACGCAGAAACTGGCTTTCTACATTAACGCCTACAACATTCTTACGCTGCGCTCTGTCATAGACGCCTATCCGGTAGAGTCCATCAAAGATATCGACGGCGTCTGGGATAAAACGCATTGGACAGTGGCTTCAGATAAACTGACGCTGAACGATATCGAGCACGAGATACTGCGCAAGAAGTTCGACGAACCCCGGATTCACGTCGCCGTCAACTGCGCCTCGATTGGTTGTCCGCCGTTGCTGAATGCGCCGTACTATCCAGATTCTGTCGATGCCCAGTTGGAATTTTCATCACGACGGTTTGCGTCGTCGTCATTGCACAACTCATTTGATTTTAAGGAGAGTAGGGCGCAAGTGTCGGCCATCTTTGATTGGTTCGGTGATGATTTTGCAGAACGGTATTACGATGCGGACAGGTTCCCCGGCACCTCAAAGAAGGAAAACGCTTCGCTCAATTTCTTGTTGATGCATCTTGAATTACCACCGGGCGGCGAGGACAGCCGGGTGACGTTCGACATTACGTACAATGACTACGATTGGTCGCTGAACGATCTGGAGTAG
- a CDS encoding glycosyltransferase family 2 protein: MREGLKVVAIIPALNEEASIGKVIADLPDMVGCIIVCDNGCTDRTAQIAQDAGAKVVTEPERGYGAACLKAVAAVPGDTDILLFIDGDYSDYPQEAIDIINPIVEGEADMVIGSRMMTLKDHRSLPPVAAFGNWLTSWLIRIRWGIRFTDIGPFRAIRFEAYQRLGMRDRNFGWTTEMQVKAVKQKLSCLEVPVSYRPRIGVSKISGTVSGSIRAGVKFLWIFLREAVTR; this comes from the coding sequence ATGCGGGAGGGTCTCAAGGTAGTCGCGATCATTCCTGCTTTGAACGAAGAAGCATCCATCGGCAAGGTCATTGCGGATTTGCCGGACATGGTCGGCTGTATAATTGTGTGCGACAATGGTTGCACCGATAGAACCGCGCAAATTGCTCAAGATGCCGGGGCGAAGGTGGTGACGGAACCGGAACGTGGCTATGGAGCGGCTTGTCTCAAGGCGGTGGCGGCCGTGCCCGGGGATACCGATATTCTGTTGTTCATCGACGGCGATTACAGTGACTACCCGCAGGAAGCCATCGACATCATCAATCCAATTGTCGAAGGTGAGGCCGACATGGTGATCGGATCGCGGATGATGACCTTGAAAGACCATCGTTCACTACCGCCGGTAGCCGCATTCGGGAACTGGTTGACGTCGTGGCTGATCCGCATCAGGTGGGGGATTCGATTCACCGACATAGGTCCCTTCCGGGCAATTCGGTTTGAGGCCTATCAGAGACTGGGGATGCGTGATCGTAATTTCGGCTGGACCACCGAAATGCAGGTGAAGGCGGTCAAACAGAAACTCAGCTGCCTTGAGGTACCGGTGTCGTACCGTCCACGCATTGGTGTCTCCAAAATCTCGGGTACAGTTTCCGGTTCCATTCGGGCCGGGGTGAAGTTCCTGTGGATTTTCCTGCGCGAGGCTGTCACCAGATGA
- a CDS encoding DUF2029 domain-containing protein: MNRNLLLIVCMVLLIVAAALMFYPDNESPRVLKFVIIAQVMFALSIALFAIGRKFDFDKRDRPLFYIVLVFAVVIRAVMFFGPGDSFWFSDDVYRYVWDGKVASHGVNPYLYSPRAGEVAHLVDTVIHPKINHAWLPTIYPPLAQYVFIAAYQLSGDSAWGFKLISAFFELLTLLVLLVWFRQHGISRSHILLWLFAPLVLIEFYMSAHIDILAMPFLVTTLIAAHDKRAGTTAIMLALATLVKFYGLLFVPYILMEFRGRQRIRFIAVYLAFIVASYLPFAIDGRWAFLGSLFEYLSSWQFNASLFFVFKYVLGLSWARHLAAGLLVLWLVYLFIRRLDLLQRMFGAMAGYIVLTTTLFPWYFVWMYPFLLRNLSPAFVFLSGSVLLSYHVHIGFYATGEWTPIIWTGLVEYIPFYALLILFAVRKRRRSMLDA; encoded by the coding sequence ATGAACCGCAATCTGCTTTTGATAGTTTGCATGGTGCTCCTGATCGTGGCCGCCGCCCTGATGTTCTATCCCGACAATGAGTCGCCACGAGTTCTCAAGTTTGTGATCATTGCGCAGGTGATGTTCGCTTTGTCGATAGCGTTATTCGCGATTGGACGCAAGTTTGACTTCGACAAGCGGGATCGGCCGTTGTTCTACATCGTTCTCGTGTTCGCCGTGGTTATCAGAGCGGTCATGTTCTTCGGACCGGGGGATAGTTTTTGGTTTTCAGACGATGTTTATCGCTACGTGTGGGACGGTAAGGTCGCGTCGCACGGCGTCAATCCTTACCTGTACTCCCCGCGTGCCGGTGAGGTTGCGCATCTTGTCGACACGGTAATCCATCCCAAAATCAACCATGCCTGGCTGCCAACCATCTATCCTCCGTTGGCCCAGTATGTCTTCATCGCCGCCTACCAGCTATCGGGCGACTCTGCCTGGGGCTTCAAGCTCATCAGTGCTTTCTTTGAACTGTTGACATTGCTGGTTTTGCTGGTATGGTTTCGGCAACATGGGATCAGCCGCTCTCACATTCTGCTTTGGCTGTTCGCACCGCTGGTACTGATCGAATTCTACATGTCGGCGCACATAGATATTCTGGCCATGCCGTTTCTGGTGACAACGCTCATCGCTGCTCACGATAAACGTGCGGGCACTACCGCCATCATGTTGGCCCTGGCGACTCTGGTGAAGTTCTACGGGTTGCTGTTTGTGCCTTACATACTCATGGAGTTCAGAGGGCGCCAACGCATACGGTTTATCGCGGTCTATCTCGCCTTCATAGTGGCATCGTATCTGCCGTTTGCAATCGACGGCCGGTGGGCGTTTCTGGGTTCGCTGTTCGAGTATCTGAGCAGCTGGCAATTCAACGCCTCATTATTCTTTGTTTTCAAGTACGTGTTGGGTCTTTCATGGGCGCGCCACCTGGCCGCCGGATTGCTTGTACTCTGGTTGGTCTATTTGTTCATTCGACGGCTTGACCTCCTGCAACGTATGTTTGGCGCCATGGCCGGTTATATTGTATTGACCACAACGCTGTTTCCGTGGTACTTTGTATGGATGTATCCGTTCCTGTTGCGAAATCTCTCGCCCGCTTTTGTGTTCTTGTCGGGCAGCGTCCTGTTATCATACCATGTTCACATTGGTTTTTACGCTACCGGTGAGTGGACGCCGATCATCTGGACCGGGTTGGTCGAGTACATACCTTTTTATGCCTTGCTGATTCTCTTCGCCGTGCGCAAGCGCAGAAGGAGCATGCTCGATGCGTGA
- a CDS encoding glycosyltransferase has translation MREMFVGFYFFLLFYIAFYGIQIYWLVFLYMRKRDNPHRRPEETQIRPMVTVQLPVYNEKAVVVRLMQAVARFDWPTDKLEIQVLDDSDDVTSSLIKQEAARLVKKGIRIKQIKRTNRHGFKAGALQQGLASAKGEFIAVFDADNVPHPDFLRRLMPYLKDPSVGLVQARWGFLNRNQSLLCRAQALFLDAHFYVEQAARSRGDLPMNFNGTAGIWRREAIDQAGGWQFDTLTEDLDLSYRAQLAGYRFLFVDDVEVPTELPSSIRAFKTQQHRWARGAMETGLKLLPAIWRSQLPMRSKIASSFHLTQKSVAVALMLLSIMLVPALYFRIEGGAWKLLMIDLPIFLAGAGSMSIFYGLAYRRGSPAGNGWSKLILPLLTSLGIGLSVNNSLAIMGAVFGRRRHFVRTPKSGCREQDRTKLPAEYKVPFDHTVWVETMLAMYAVCAVGCAVDAGLAASVPFLLTFAFGYSYYSVVSIRELHG, from the coding sequence ATGCGTGAGATGTTTGTGGGCTTCTACTTCTTTCTGCTGTTCTACATCGCTTTCTACGGCATCCAGATTTACTGGCTTGTCTTTCTGTACATGCGCAAGCGTGACAATCCACATAGGCGACCCGAGGAGACCCAGATTCGTCCGATGGTAACCGTCCAACTACCGGTATACAATGAAAAGGCGGTGGTGGTCCGCTTGATGCAGGCGGTGGCACGATTCGATTGGCCGACCGACAAACTCGAAATCCAGGTGCTGGATGACTCCGATGATGTTACTTCCTCGCTGATTAAGCAAGAAGCGGCCAGGCTCGTCAAAAAGGGAATCAGGATCAAGCAAATCAAACGCACCAATCGCCACGGCTTCAAGGCAGGAGCTTTGCAACAAGGACTGGCTTCAGCCAAGGGCGAATTCATAGCCGTGTTCGACGCCGACAATGTGCCGCATCCGGACTTTCTTAGGCGGCTGATGCCGTACCTGAAAGATCCGTCGGTAGGCTTGGTGCAAGCGCGCTGGGGTTTTCTCAATCGTAACCAATCGCTGCTGTGTCGGGCGCAGGCTTTGTTTCTCGATGCCCATTTCTATGTGGAGCAAGCAGCACGTTCCCGTGGCGACCTGCCCATGAACTTCAACGGCACGGCCGGAATCTGGCGGCGGGAGGCCATCGACCAGGCCGGTGGGTGGCAATTCGATACCCTCACCGAAGACCTCGATCTTTCCTACCGCGCCCAGCTGGCCGGCTATCGGTTCTTGTTTGTCGATGATGTCGAAGTGCCTACAGAGTTGCCCAGCTCCATCCGCGCCTTCAAAACACAACAGCATCGATGGGCGAGAGGCGCCATGGAGACCGGTCTGAAACTGCTGCCGGCTATTTGGCGTTCTCAGCTGCCGATGCGATCAAAGATAGCATCCTCGTTTCATCTCACCCAAAAATCGGTAGCCGTTGCTTTGATGCTGTTGTCGATCATGTTGGTGCCGGCTTTGTACTTTCGCATTGAAGGAGGTGCCTGGAAGCTGTTGATGATAGACCTGCCCATATTCTTGGCCGGCGCCGGGTCGATGTCGATCTTCTATGGGCTGGCCTACAGGCGCGGCAGCCCGGCCGGAAACGGTTGGTCCAAACTCATTCTGCCGCTACTTACATCGCTGGGCATCGGCCTTTCGGTAAACAATTCACTGGCCATCATGGGGGCAGTGTTCGGACGCCGTCGACACTTCGTCCGCACGCCCAAAAGTGGATGCCGAGAACAAGACCGGACCAAACTACCGGCTGAGTACAAAGTACCGTTCGATCACACGGTGTGGGTAGAGACTATGCTGGCCATGTACGCGGTGTGCGCGGTGGGTTGTGCCGTAGATGCCGGTCTGGCGGCATCGGTGCCGTTCTTGTTGACTTTTGCATTCGGCTACAGCTATTACAGCGTGGTATCAATCAGGGAACTCCATGGCTAA
- a CDS encoding TIGR04282 family arsenosugar biosynthesis glycosyltransferase: protein MAKCAVGLMAKYPQRGQVKTRLAADIGADEALRVYNDLLSRAIAVVSDLKEAHFGRAVFVTPSNLRDQFKNDHPELDAYWSQSEGDLGVRMNQALALLLSLPNINKAILIGTDIPEIDGDIIQQASDALDDHDCVIGPTVDGGYYLIGMREVKAGLFQAVAWGTPSVLSETLTICGQLGLAVRLLPELRDLDDLDDLKQFAATGVISVNRMP, encoded by the coding sequence ATGGCTAAGTGTGCAGTCGGCTTGATGGCTAAGTACCCCCAACGTGGTCAGGTAAAGACCCGTCTGGCGGCCGACATCGGCGCCGATGAAGCCCTGCGTGTCTATAACGATCTGCTCAGCCGGGCAATTGCCGTAGTGAGTGACCTGAAAGAGGCCCATTTCGGGCGTGCCGTCTTTGTTACACCGTCCAACCTGCGAGATCAGTTCAAGAACGATCACCCGGAGCTTGATGCTTACTGGTCTCAGTCGGAAGGTGATCTCGGCGTGCGAATGAATCAAGCCCTGGCACTCTTGCTCAGCCTGCCCAACATCAATAAAGCCATTCTGATCGGTACCGACATCCCCGAAATCGATGGTGACATAATCCAACAGGCATCAGATGCGCTCGATGATCACGACTGTGTGATCGGCCCCACTGTTGACGGCGGCTACTATTTGATCGGTATGCGAGAGGTTAAGGCTGGACTTTTTCAGGCGGTCGCGTGGGGGACTCCATCGGTTCTGAGTGAAACACTGACCATCTGTGGACAACTCGGGCTGGCGGTACGCCTGCTGCCCGAATTGCGCGATCTGGACGATCTTGATGACCTCAAACAATTCGCGGCGACGGGAGTAATTAGTGTGAACCGCATGCCGTGA
- a CDS encoding radical SAM protein, with translation MNRQPGATDLDAKPTTDSVGYILPHTLEELWFHTGTVCNLGCSFCLEGSGPDVHRIQTIATADIAPLIDEALDLGVRRFSFTGGEPFMNRDMIPILRMTLQHRPTLVLTNGTRPIRNRLDDLRSLSQWPNPLKFRVSLDHPDPDRHDSERGKGSFDLALQTLSQLHEIGFAVSIARHADENEDAADVDGAFRKYFKSVNLPDDINIVTFPELHPPKAHVDVPGITENCMTTHKTAEERTGFMCAFSKMVLKIDGRMSVYACTLVDDDARFDLGPTLRESMDRRILLNHHRCFSCFSQGTSCAER, from the coding sequence TTGAACCGACAACCTGGAGCAACAGACCTGGATGCCAAGCCGACCACGGATTCTGTCGGGTACATTCTGCCGCACACGCTGGAAGAACTGTGGTTTCACACCGGGACGGTGTGCAATCTCGGTTGTTCTTTTTGTCTGGAAGGTTCGGGACCGGATGTTCATCGAATCCAGACCATTGCTACCGCCGACATTGCCCCGCTGATCGATGAAGCCCTTGATCTCGGCGTCCGGAGGTTCTCGTTCACCGGTGGGGAACCGTTCATGAACCGTGACATGATCCCCATTCTTCGTATGACTTTACAACATCGCCCCACTTTGGTGCTCACCAACGGTACGCGGCCGATCAGGAATCGTCTGGATGATCTGCGCTCTCTAAGTCAATGGCCGAACCCTCTGAAATTCCGCGTCAGTCTCGATCACCCCGATCCTGATCGACACGATTCCGAAAGAGGGAAAGGTAGCTTTGACCTGGCTTTACAGACTCTGTCTCAACTGCACGAAATCGGTTTCGCCGTCTCGATAGCCAGGCACGCTGATGAAAACGAAGATGCGGCTGACGTCGACGGCGCATTTCGCAAGTATTTCAAGTCGGTCAACCTTCCCGATGATATCAACATCGTTACCTTCCCCGAACTACACCCGCCCAAGGCCCACGTGGATGTTCCCGGTATTACCGAGAACTGTATGACTACCCACAAAACCGCCGAGGAGCGCACAGGTTTCATGTGTGCCTTCAGCAAAATGGTTCTTAAAATCGACGGCCGCATGTCCGTTTACGCCTGCACCTTGGTGGACGACGATGCTCGCTTTGATCTGGGTCCAACGCTACGCGAGAGTATGGACCGGAGGATACTACTGAACCATCATCGCTGTTTTTCCTGTTTTTCTCAAGGCACCTCCTGCGCAGAACGATGA